ATCGGTGATTTTAAATTGGTATTACCTCGGTCTTCCTAACGTAGTCATGTATAACACGACTTCATCCGCAGGAATACCAAGTACTTCATTCACTTTGTCATCAAAGAAACCACCAATACCACTAACACCCAAACCAAGGCGAATAGCAGCTAGATTTAGCCTTTGTCCCAAATGACCAGCATCCATGTGCAGATAACGGTAAACGCGATCGCCATACTGAGCGACTGCTGATTTTAAATCAGCTGTATGAAAAACGACTGCTGCTGCATCCCGTCCTAACTCTTGTCCCAAACAAAGGAAGTGTAACTCTTTTCTGAAGTTTTTAAAACGAATTTGTCGCAATTGTTGTGCTTTGGGCGCATAATAGTAACACCCTGCCTCAACACCTTCTACCCCAGAAACAGCAATAAATGTTTCTATTAAATTTAGGTCAAAGTAATCAGTCGAATGATCAAAACCTTGGTCAACATAATGTTGAGGTTGGTAAGAAAAATCGAGTAAAGCTTTTAGTTCATCAAATGTTAAATCATCACCACTGTAAGCACGGGTAGAACGCCGTTTGAGAATGGTCACTTCTAATCCATCGAGTTTTTCTCCCCATTGGATAGGTTGGCTAACTGTAGAGATTTTTTCACAGAAAGGGAAGTTATATTTATCCTCTAAAGATTTTTCTTGTTTGACTTCAGGTGAAGTGAGTTTACCGGTTGTTCCTGGTGGAATTTGCGTGCAGTCATGAAAATATTTCAGGAGTTTACCATCGGGAATATCAGGATAGTTCGTTTCTGTCGCAGAGGGTAAAGCTGTTGGTCCTGTGAGTATGTTTTGCTTGATATCCAGCAAGTCTGCTAGGGGGATCACGGCGATCGCACCTTCCTGTTGAGAATCGATGTAGAGCAATTCATTCACCGCTTCATCTACAAAGCCACCAATCAGGTGAGGGCGATATTGAGTCATAGCGCCAGCTAACTCGATATTACCTAACAAGTGTCCTGTATCCAAAAAAATTCTTCGGTAAGCTCTATCTTCATATCGCCAAGCTGAACGATAGAAAACTGCAGTAATAATAATTCCTAACTGCGTCTTTTGCAAAGTCGGATGCCATAAACAAGCTTCTTGCAGCTTTTGCCAAGCATCACTTTCCCAACAAGCGATCAAAGAGTGAGTTCGACACTGGTAATTGTACACTCCCGGCGGCAACAACGCAGTGCCACGAGAAACAACATACATCTCCGCAGGATACAAACCACCCGCACTGGGTGCAGCCCTCAAATATACCGTATTTCCCATAGAAGGCATTTTTGCTGTCAATCCGTAGCTGCAAAACAGCAGCCGCGACAACCTATGCCACCATTGTGCATCAGGCTTGTCAACAAAAGCTTCTGCTTTCTCTTGGATGTAGGGCCTGAGGTCAAAAGTAGAGCCAATTTTGTACTCTTTGAACGGCACTGGTTGCTTAGACCAGTTTAAGCCCTTACTCTTTGAGGCGATAGTCTGCGGGTCGTACTTAGTTCGTTCGTGGTAGTGCTGAGCGATTGATTGACGTAGTTCTGGCATAAGAGCTTAAATATGCTTCTGCTACATATCTTTGCATTCTATCGGATCATCATTTAGTCTTAATTAGTACAAATAATGAGCAAACAGAAGGTTATTAAAGAATAAACGAGTAAGGAGACGAGCAGTA
This portion of the Brasilonema sennae CENA114 genome encodes:
- a CDS encoding SagB/ThcOx family dehydrogenase, yielding MPELRQSIAQHYHERTKYDPQTIASKSKGLNWSKQPVPFKEYKIGSTFDLRPYIQEKAEAFVDKPDAQWWHRLSRLLFCSYGLTAKMPSMGNTVYLRAAPSAGGLYPAEMYVVSRGTALLPPGVYNYQCRTHSLIACWESDAWQKLQEACLWHPTLQKTQLGIIITAVFYRSAWRYEDRAYRRIFLDTGHLLGNIELAGAMTQYRPHLIGGFVDEAVNELLYIDSQQEGAIAVIPLADLLDIKQNILTGPTALPSATETNYPDIPDGKLLKYFHDCTQIPPGTTGKLTSPEVKQEKSLEDKYNFPFCEKISTVSQPIQWGEKLDGLEVTILKRRSTRAYSGDDLTFDELKALLDFSYQPQHYVDQGFDHSTDYFDLNLIETFIAVSGVEGVEAGCYYYAPKAQQLRQIRFKNFRKELHFLCLGQELGRDAAAVVFHTADLKSAVAQYGDRVYRYLHMDAGHLGQRLNLAAIRLGLGVSGIGGFFDDKVNEVLGIPADEVVLYMTTLGRPR